Proteins encoded within one genomic window of Bradyrhizobium sp. CB1717:
- a CDS encoding flagellar hook-length control protein FliK, with protein MPTPISSIVPVSAASPVADATTPDLVLQAGSVVDARVVSVIADNLVRIAIANLSMDVMSEVALTPGQNLQLAVSQNDGTIRLAVMSGAGEATADQITLTPRAASLVDSPPLAPSAVPVRNTLTPSEQVAVSAASAEAVTKQGSQAPLFANLASVVTSSDLPAGLKQAVQDVLAQQTPLDTALDGGDIESAFNKSGLFLEASLAAGTTPSPGATPDLKAALLVLRQTLATLETTVPPAPARGAALPTSAAATPQTAALLAGEATQAVMPSPDAQVAQPTQLSRGALAAAVLAEMAGGNPQAAVLRTMSAGLAASLLQEVTQNLPRMLGNLPGSSKAVPDGHVFEAAARATTPPPFRGALPTSQPVALPSLAPDAPLAATVHRLLDDTDAAIARQTLLQVASLPDRTDASGHRIDPAAPQWNFEIPFATPQGTAMAQFEISRDGGNESADPAKRAWRARFTLNVEPAGPVHALITLNGDKTFVRMWAERPATAQQLRAGIGELSQAMTKAELKPGDIVVRDGTPPQPAPARAGHFLDRAT; from the coding sequence ATGCCGACGCCGATAAGCTCGATCGTTCCCGTCAGTGCCGCCAGCCCTGTGGCTGATGCGACGACGCCCGATCTCGTGCTTCAGGCCGGCAGCGTCGTCGACGCAAGGGTGGTCAGCGTGATCGCCGACAATCTGGTGCGGATCGCCATCGCCAATCTCTCGATGGACGTGATGTCGGAGGTGGCGCTGACGCCGGGGCAAAACCTCCAGCTCGCGGTGTCGCAGAACGACGGCACGATCCGGCTCGCCGTGATGAGCGGGGCAGGCGAGGCGACTGCCGATCAGATTACGCTGACGCCGCGCGCGGCCTCGCTGGTCGACAGCCCGCCGCTTGCGCCGTCGGCGGTCCCGGTGCGCAATACCCTGACCCCGTCCGAGCAGGTCGCCGTCAGCGCCGCTTCGGCCGAGGCCGTGACGAAACAGGGCAGCCAGGCGCCGCTGTTCGCCAATCTGGCCTCCGTCGTGACAAGCAGTGATTTGCCAGCGGGATTGAAGCAGGCGGTGCAGGACGTGCTGGCGCAGCAGACGCCGCTCGACACCGCGCTTGATGGCGGCGATATCGAATCCGCATTCAACAAGTCCGGGCTCTTCCTCGAAGCCTCATTGGCCGCAGGCACAACGCCGTCTCCTGGCGCGACGCCGGACTTGAAGGCCGCGCTGCTGGTGCTGCGCCAGACCCTGGCCACCCTTGAGACCACCGTGCCGCCGGCGCCGGCGCGAGGCGCCGCGCTGCCGACGAGCGCCGCGGCCACGCCGCAGACCGCAGCTTTGCTGGCAGGTGAGGCCACGCAGGCAGTGATGCCTTCACCCGACGCGCAGGTCGCCCAACCGACGCAATTGTCGCGCGGCGCGCTTGCCGCCGCCGTGCTGGCGGAGATGGCGGGCGGCAATCCGCAAGCCGCGGTGCTGCGAACCATGTCCGCAGGCCTTGCCGCCAGCCTGCTGCAAGAGGTCACGCAGAACCTGCCGCGCATGCTCGGCAATTTGCCGGGCTCCAGCAAGGCCGTGCCGGATGGTCACGTGTTCGAGGCCGCCGCGCGCGCGACCACACCGCCGCCGTTCCGCGGCGCGCTGCCAACGTCGCAGCCTGTCGCTTTGCCATCGCTTGCACCGGACGCACCTCTGGCCGCGACCGTGCATCGTCTGCTCGATGACACCGATGCGGCGATCGCGCGGCAGACGTTGTTGCAGGTTGCCTCGCTCCCCGATCGCACGGATGCCTCTGGTCACCGCATCGATCCGGCCGCGCCGCAGTGGAATTTCGAGATCCCGTTCGCGACCCCGCAGGGCACCGCGATGGCGCAGTTCGAGATCTCGCGCGATGGGGGCAACGAATCCGCCGATCCCGCCAAGCGCGCCTGGCGTGCGCGCTTCACGCTCAATGTCGAGCCGGCCGGGCCCGTGCACGCGCTGATCACGCTGAACGGCGACAAGACCTTCGTGCGGATGTGGGCGGAGCGGCCGGCGACCGCGCAGCAGCTCCGCGCCGGAATCGGTGAGCTCAGCCAGGCGATGACCAAGGCCGAGCTCAAGCCCGGCGACATCGTCGTGCGCGACGGCACGCCGCCGCAGCCGGCGCCGGCCCGCGCCGGCCACTTCCTGGACCGCGCCACATGA
- a CDS encoding ATP12 family protein: MRELFEEAAGQPPPDPRESARQSARTPLRKRFYKAAGVTDADGGFAITLDGKPIRTPSGRQVAIPARALADAVAAEWAAQGETIDPVTMPLTRIANSVVEGVVDRVELVSDDLAKYFESDLLFYRAGHPEGLVAREAAHWDPVLFWAAETLGAHFILSEGVMHVKQPDEALQAARAALPGDAWSVAALHVVTTLTGSALLALALAHGVRDADQVWAAAHVDEDWNAEQWGVDEEAAARRAARLKDFQAAVTVLAAVKPPAAQGP; encoded by the coding sequence ATGCGCGAATTGTTCGAAGAAGCAGCAGGCCAGCCCCCGCCGGATCCGCGGGAATCGGCGCGCCAATCCGCGCGCACGCCGCTGCGCAAGCGCTTCTACAAGGCGGCCGGCGTCACGGATGCCGACGGCGGCTTCGCCATCACGCTCGACGGCAAGCCGATCCGCACGCCCTCCGGCCGTCAGGTGGCGATCCCCGCGCGCGCGCTGGCCGATGCGGTGGCCGCGGAATGGGCGGCCCAGGGCGAGACGATCGACCCTGTCACCATGCCGCTGACCCGGATCGCCAACAGCGTGGTCGAGGGCGTCGTCGATCGCGTCGAGCTCGTCAGCGACGATCTTGCAAAATACTTCGAGTCCGACCTGCTGTTCTATCGGGCCGGCCATCCCGAGGGGCTGGTCGCCCGTGAGGCCGCGCACTGGGACCCCGTGCTGTTCTGGGCCGCGGAGACGCTGGGCGCGCATTTCATCCTGTCCGAGGGCGTCATGCATGTGAAACAGCCGGACGAGGCGCTGCAGGCCGCCCGGGCCGCGCTGCCCGGCGATGCCTGGTCGGTCGCAGCCCTCCACGTGGTGACGACCCTGACCGGCTCGGCGCTGCTGGCGTTGGCGCTCGCCCATGGCGTGCGCGATGCGGACCAGGTCTGGGCCGCCGCCCATGTCGATGAGGACTGGAACGCCGAGCAATGGGGCGTGGACGAGGAGGCGGCCGCCCGCCGCGCCGCCCGCCTGAAGGATTTTCAGGCCGCCGTGACGGTTCTGGCGGCCGTGAAGCCGCCCGCGGCCCAAGGTCCTTAA
- a CDS encoding SDR family oxidoreductase: protein MNIDLSGKTALVTGSTAGIGHAIAKGLAVSGASVVINGRGQDKVDAAVRKLEGTGAKVRGIAADVSTAAGCKALVAALPEIDILINNAGIFEPKDFFDIPDEDWSRFFEVNVMSGVRLSRAYMKGMLKRNWGRIVFISSESGLNIPVEMIHYGMSKTAQLSVARGLAQLTRGTGVTVNSVLPGPTMSEGVETFVKDLAKQNGQSVDEAAANFVKQHRPSSLIQRFASVDEIANMVVYVASKQASATNGAALRAEGGIVNTIA from the coding sequence ATGAACATCGACCTTTCCGGAAAGACCGCCCTCGTGACCGGCTCGACCGCCGGCATCGGCCATGCCATCGCCAAAGGCCTTGCCGTCTCGGGCGCGAGCGTCGTGATCAACGGGCGCGGCCAGGACAAGGTCGATGCGGCCGTGCGCAAGCTGGAAGGGACGGGCGCCAAGGTGCGCGGCATCGCAGCCGACGTCTCCACCGCCGCGGGCTGCAAGGCGCTGGTGGCCGCTCTGCCCGAGATCGACATCCTCATCAACAACGCCGGCATCTTCGAGCCGAAGGACTTTTTCGACATCCCCGACGAGGACTGGAGCCGCTTCTTCGAGGTCAACGTGATGAGCGGCGTGCGGCTGTCGCGCGCCTACATGAAGGGTATGCTCAAGCGCAACTGGGGCCGTATCGTTTTCATCTCCTCGGAGTCCGGGCTGAACATTCCCGTCGAGATGATCCACTACGGCATGAGCAAGACGGCCCAGCTTTCCGTTGCGCGCGGCCTCGCGCAGCTCACCCGCGGCACCGGCGTCACCGTGAATTCGGTGTTGCCGGGTCCGACCATGTCGGAGGGCGTCGAGACCTTCGTGAAGGATCTCGCGAAGCAAAACGGGCAGTCCGTGGACGAGGCCGCGGCCAATTTCGTCAAGCAGCATCGCCCGAGCTCGCTGATCCAGCGTTTTGCGAGTGTCGACGAGATCGCGAACATGGTTGTTTACGTCGCGTCGAAGCAAGCGTCTGCGACCAATGGCGCGGCTTTGCGAGCGGAAGGCGGCATCGTCAATACGATCGCATAA
- a CDS encoding zinc-binding alcohol dehydrogenase family protein: protein MKAVGYKKSLPIEDANSLIDFETAKPEPKGRDIRVAVKAISANPVDYKVRKRAAPPEGETKILGYDAAGVVDAVGPEVTLFKPGDEVFYAGSILRQGTNAEFHLVDERIVGNKPKSLSFAQAAALPLTSITAWELLFDRLGAVPGKSVDPRTLLITGGAGGVGSILIQLARRLTGLTVLATATRPESQKWCLDLGAHAVIDHGKPMKEQIESLKLPPVALVASLTFTDQHYKSIAEFMAPQGRFGLIDDPPEFAMSTFKGKAISVHWESMFTRSSFQTPDMIAQHHLLNDVADLIDKGVLRTTLDQTFGTINAANLKRAHALLESGKSRGKIVLEGW, encoded by the coding sequence ATGAAGGCCGTCGGCTACAAGAAGTCGCTTCCGATCGAGGACGCGAATTCACTGATCGATTTCGAGACCGCAAAACCCGAGCCCAAGGGGCGCGACATCCGCGTTGCCGTGAAGGCGATCTCGGCCAATCCAGTCGACTACAAGGTGCGCAAGCGCGCCGCCCCGCCCGAGGGCGAGACCAAGATTCTCGGCTATGACGCAGCCGGTGTGGTCGATGCCGTCGGGCCTGAGGTCACGCTGTTCAAGCCGGGCGACGAAGTGTTCTACGCCGGCTCGATCCTGCGCCAGGGCACCAACGCCGAATTCCATCTGGTCGACGAACGCATCGTCGGCAACAAGCCGAAGTCGCTCTCGTTCGCGCAGGCAGCAGCCCTTCCCCTCACCTCCATCACCGCCTGGGAATTGCTGTTCGATCGGCTCGGCGCCGTGCCCGGCAAGAGCGTCGATCCGCGCACGCTGCTGATCACGGGCGGCGCCGGCGGCGTCGGCTCGATCCTGATCCAGCTCGCTCGCCGCCTCACCGGCCTCACGGTGCTCGCGACCGCGACGCGTCCGGAATCGCAGAAATGGTGCCTCGATCTCGGCGCGCATGCGGTGATCGACCACGGCAAGCCGATGAAGGAGCAGATCGAGAGCTTGAAGCTGCCGCCGGTCGCGCTGGTGGCGAGCCTCACCTTCACCGATCAGCACTACAAGAGCATCGCGGAGTTCATGGCGCCGCAGGGACGGTTCGGCCTGATCGACGATCCCCCGGAATTCGCCATGAGCACGTTCAAGGGCAAGGCGATCTCGGTGCACTGGGAATCGATGTTCACGCGCTCCTCGTTCCAGACGCCTGATATGATCGCGCAGCATCATCTGCTCAACGACGTCGCCGACCTCATCGACAAGGGCGTGCTGCGCACCACGCTCGACCAGACCTTCGGCACGATCAACGCCGCCAACCTCAAGCGCGCGCATGCGCTGCTGGAGAGCGGCAAGTCGCGCGGCAAGATCGTGCTGGAGGGGTGGTAG
- a CDS encoding helix-turn-helix domain-containing protein gives MKRRNFARRPGCSVEATLDLIDGKWKGVILYHLQSGTQRFGELRRRMPGITQRMLTKQLRALEEDKLVIRKVYAEVPPRVEYCLSELGESLKPVIDILKAWGESHQQRLSCAPPPVVVKKPKRAA, from the coding sequence ATGAAACGGCGCAATTTTGCCCGTCGTCCCGGCTGTTCGGTCGAGGCGACGCTGGATCTGATCGATGGCAAGTGGAAGGGCGTGATCCTCTATCACCTGCAGAGCGGAACCCAGCGCTTCGGCGAATTGCGCCGCCGGATGCCCGGCATCACCCAGCGCATGCTGACCAAACAGCTTCGCGCGCTGGAGGAGGACAAGCTCGTCATCCGCAAGGTCTATGCCGAGGTGCCGCCGCGGGTGGAGTACTGCCTCTCCGAGCTCGGCGAGAGCCTCAAGCCTGTGATCGATATTTTGAAGGCCTGGGGCGAGAGCCATCAGCAGCGGCTGTCCTGCGCGCCGCCGCCGGTGGTCGTGAAGAAGCCGAAGCGGGCGGCGTGA
- a CDS encoding OprO/OprP family phosphate-selective porin, with protein MSRTRLAATAIGLAGALAASQAQAQSASNSEQEIALLKQQLKLLEQKLDKLQSQTAANTAATAKAKAEAKAEAKAEARSEAKAVVANANAAIPLKGPAPASGVVVTMPNNRPTICTADQANCVAITSRLHYDIGGYDYRPNTAATVPQKLDSGENVRRARIGVTGKFFHDWNFALIYDFGGSSDGFGGAAAGSLPGGGVSGVENAYISYTGLKPFGGRMAVEAGIMDLPYTLDEATSSNDILFMERASPGVVATNIAAGDFRSAAGTRWYNDQLWIGGYVTGPSTGAIHSASSAAPAGTSEQYGAVARVAGNPISGKDYSVHIGADAQWLIQPPRNLIANTQTVTLSDRPELRLDPTTLISTGAIANVSGAQVYSLEAAATYGPFIVQGEYFWYNVDRTANTSVPLVGAPSLKFQGGYAQAGYVLTGETHTYNAGNAAYGGIKPAHPFSLDGGGWGAWEIAGRFSTIDLNDQLATANGVAGGRQNVYTLALNWYVNGNVRFMLDYLHGDISRQASAVSSANVGSKFDAVAMRTQFAF; from the coding sequence GTGAGCAGGACAAGACTTGCAGCCACGGCGATTGGTCTCGCCGGCGCGCTGGCGGCCTCGCAGGCCCAGGCCCAATCGGCCAGCAACAGTGAGCAGGAAATTGCGCTGCTGAAGCAACAGCTGAAGCTACTCGAGCAGAAGCTCGACAAGCTGCAGAGCCAGACCGCGGCAAACACGGCGGCCACGGCGAAGGCGAAAGCCGAAGCCAAGGCTGAGGCGAAGGCCGAAGCGCGCTCGGAAGCCAAGGCGGTGGTCGCCAACGCCAACGCGGCAATCCCGCTCAAGGGACCGGCGCCCGCCTCCGGCGTCGTCGTCACGATGCCGAACAACCGGCCAACCATCTGCACCGCCGACCAGGCCAACTGCGTCGCCATCACCAGCCGGTTGCACTACGACATTGGCGGCTATGATTATCGTCCCAACACCGCGGCCACCGTGCCGCAAAAGCTGGACAGCGGCGAGAACGTCCGCCGCGCGCGCATCGGCGTGACCGGCAAGTTCTTCCACGACTGGAATTTCGCGCTGATCTACGACTTCGGCGGCTCCTCCGACGGATTCGGCGGCGCCGCCGCGGGCTCGCTGCCGGGCGGCGGCGTCTCCGGCGTGGAGAACGCCTATATCAGCTACACGGGCCTGAAACCGTTCGGCGGGCGCATGGCGGTCGAGGCCGGCATCATGGACCTGCCTTACACTCTGGACGAGGCCACGAGCTCCAACGACATCCTGTTCATGGAGCGCGCCTCACCCGGCGTGGTCGCCACCAACATCGCCGCCGGCGACTTCCGCTCCGCCGCCGGTACGCGCTGGTACAACGATCAGCTCTGGATCGGCGGCTACGTCACGGGGCCCTCGACCGGCGCGATCCATTCCGCCTCGAGCGCGGCGCCTGCGGGCACGAGCGAGCAATATGGCGCGGTGGCGCGTGTTGCCGGCAACCCGATCAGCGGCAAGGACTACTCGGTGCATATCGGCGCCGACGCGCAATGGCTGATCCAGCCGCCGCGCAACCTGATCGCCAACACCCAGACGGTGACGCTGAGCGATCGTCCCGAATTGCGTCTCGACCCGACCACTTTGATCTCGACCGGCGCGATCGCCAATGTCTCGGGCGCGCAGGTCTACAGCCTCGAAGCCGCGGCAACCTACGGGCCGTTCATCGTGCAGGGCGAGTATTTCTGGTACAATGTCGACCGCACCGCCAACACCAGCGTTCCGCTGGTCGGCGCACCGAGCCTGAAATTCCAGGGCGGCTATGCTCAGGCAGGTTACGTGCTGACGGGTGAGACCCACACCTACAACGCCGGCAACGCCGCCTATGGCGGCATCAAGCCGGCGCATCCGTTCTCGCTCGATGGCGGCGGCTGGGGCGCGTGGGAGATCGCGGGACGCTTCTCGACGATCGACCTCAACGACCAGCTCGCGACCGCCAACGGCGTCGCCGGTGGCCGGCAGAACGTCTACACCCTGGCGCTCAACTGGTACGTCAACGGCAACGTCCGCTTCATGCTGGACTACCTGCATGGCGACATCTCCAGGCAGGCGTCAGCGGTCTCGAGCGCCAATGTCGGCTCGAAATTCGACGCGGTCGCGATGCGCACGCAGTTCGCGTTCTGA
- a CDS encoding DegQ family serine endoprotease, whose translation MFRSIRPAVVVTALCIAFSAHFNPAAAQDRRVPSSPAELRLSYAPIVQRVQPAVVNVYAAKVVQNRNPLLDDPIFRRFFGVPGQQPEQMQRSLGSGVIVDASGLVVTNVHVIEGADQVRVSLSDKREFEAEILLKDSRTDLAVLRLKDTKEKFPTLDFTNSDELLVGDIVLAIGNPFGVGQTVTHGIISALARTQVGITDYQFFIQTDAAINPGNSGGALVDMSGKLAGINTAIYSRSGGSQGIGFAIPANMVRVVVASAKSGGKAVKRPWLGAKLQAVTPEIAESLGLRSPTGALVASVVSNGPAAKAGLKSSDLITGIDGQAVDDPNAFDYRFATRPLGGTAQIDVQRGGKPVKLTVALETAPDTGRNELVITARSPFQGAKVSTITPAVADELHLDADTEGVVIADLGGDSAAASVGFQKGDIILAVNNQKISKTGDLEKAASERPRIWRITLVRGGQQINVTLGG comes from the coding sequence ATGTTTCGATCGATCCGTCCCGCCGTGGTCGTCACGGCACTGTGCATAGCGTTTTCAGCCCACTTCAATCCAGCCGCCGCCCAGGACCGCCGTGTCCCGTCCTCGCCGGCCGAGCTGCGGCTGTCCTATGCGCCGATCGTGCAGCGGGTGCAGCCGGCGGTCGTCAACGTCTATGCCGCGAAGGTAGTGCAGAACCGCAATCCGCTGCTCGACGATCCGATCTTCCGCCGCTTCTTCGGCGTGCCGGGCCAGCAACCCGAGCAGATGCAGCGCTCGCTCGGTTCCGGCGTCATCGTCGATGCCTCCGGCCTCGTCGTCACCAATGTCCACGTCATCGAGGGCGCGGACCAGGTCCGGGTATCGCTGTCGGACAAGCGCGAGTTCGAGGCCGAGATCCTACTGAAAGATTCCCGCACTGATCTGGCCGTGCTCCGCCTGAAGGACACCAAGGAGAAATTTCCGACGCTGGACTTCACCAATTCCGACGAGCTGCTGGTCGGCGACATCGTGCTCGCGATCGGCAATCCCTTCGGCGTCGGCCAGACGGTGACGCACGGCATCATCTCGGCGCTGGCGCGCACGCAGGTCGGCATCACCGATTACCAGTTCTTCATCCAGACCGATGCGGCGATCAATCCCGGCAATTCCGGCGGCGCGCTGGTCGACATGAGCGGCAAGCTCGCCGGCATCAATACCGCGATCTATTCGCGCTCCGGCGGCTCGCAGGGCATCGGCTTTGCGATTCCCGCCAACATGGTTCGTGTCGTCGTCGCCTCCGCCAAGAGCGGCGGCAAGGCGGTGAAGCGGCCGTGGCTGGGGGCAAAGCTGCAGGCGGTGACGCCGGAGATCGCCGAGAGCCTCGGCCTGCGCTCGCCGACCGGAGCGCTCGTCGCGAGCGTGGTGTCGAACGGCCCCGCGGCCAAGGCCGGCCTGAAATCCTCCGATCTCATCACCGGCATCGACGGCCAGGCCGTGGATGATCCCAACGCCTTCGACTATCGGTTCGCCACGCGTCCTTTGGGCGGCACCGCGCAGATCGACGTGCAGCGCGGCGGCAAGCCGGTCAAGCTGACCGTGGCGCTGGAGACCGCGCCCGACACCGGGCGCAACGAGCTCGTCATTACCGCGCGTTCGCCGTTCCAGGGCGCGAAGGTCTCGACCATCACGCCGGCGGTTGCCGACGAGCTGCATCTGGACGCCGACACCGAAGGCGTCGTGATCGCCGATCTCGGCGGCGACAGCGCGGCGGCGAGTGTGGGCTTCCAGAAGGGTGACATCATCCTCGCCGTCAACAACCAGAAGATCAGCAAGACCGGCGATCTCGAGAAGGCCGCGAGCGAGCGGCCGCGGATCTGGCGCATCACGCTGGTGCGCGGCGGTCAGCAGATCAACGTTACGCTGGGCGGATGA
- a CDS encoding RluA family pseudouridine synthase: MSRRIKRMNPKPRSRDERDDARPHQARSAKKAGPRPGGKPGSKPPRFAGERAERRGPERAERRPSKAAQERPAPEKPVEALLPTKVQTVTVTADENNMRVDRFLEARFPGLSFSHIQRVVRKGELRVDGKRVDSKDRLEEGQSVRIPPLKLDTPKAVGELSEAAQKTLKALKEMTIYEDDDVLVLNKPAGLAVQGGSGMTRHIDQMLEVMRDAKGQKPRLVHRIDRETSGCLLIAKTRFAASHLTGAFRSRSARKVYWALVPGLPKPKQGRISTFLAKEESEDDTIMRIAQHGDEGASHAVTYYAVVETAGNKLTWVSLKPVTGRTHQLRAHMEHIGHPIVGDPKYFNIENWQLPGGLQNRLHLLARRIVIPHPRGGVIDATAPLPPHMQQSWNLLGLDASRFDPIENAPEE; this comes from the coding sequence ATGAGCCGCCGCATCAAGAGAATGAATCCAAAGCCCCGTTCGCGTGACGAGCGCGATGACGCACGCCCGCATCAGGCGCGCAGCGCGAAGAAGGCCGGGCCGCGTCCGGGGGGCAAGCCCGGCAGCAAGCCGCCGCGCTTTGCCGGCGAGCGCGCCGAGCGGCGTGGCCCCGAGCGTGCCGAGCGGCGGCCGTCCAAAGCCGCCCAGGAAAGGCCTGCGCCGGAGAAGCCGGTCGAGGCGCTGCTGCCGACCAAGGTGCAGACCGTCACAGTCACGGCCGACGAGAACAACATGCGCGTCGACCGCTTCCTCGAGGCGCGCTTTCCCGGTCTGTCATTCTCCCACATCCAGCGCGTCGTCCGCAAAGGCGAGCTGCGCGTCGACGGCAAGCGCGTCGACAGCAAGGACCGGCTGGAGGAGGGACAGAGCGTCCGCATTCCGCCGCTGAAGCTCGACACGCCGAAGGCGGTCGGCGAGCTTTCGGAGGCCGCGCAGAAGACGCTCAAGGCGCTGAAGGAGATGACGATCTACGAGGACGACGACGTCCTCGTGCTGAACAAGCCGGCGGGCCTTGCCGTGCAGGGCGGTTCGGGGATGACGCGGCATATCGACCAGATGCTGGAGGTGATGCGCGATGCCAAGGGCCAGAAGCCGCGCCTCGTGCACCGCATCGACCGCGAGACCTCGGGCTGTCTCCTGATCGCCAAGACGCGCTTTGCCGCCTCGCATCTGACCGGGGCCTTCCGCTCGCGCTCGGCGCGAAAAGTCTATTGGGCACTGGTGCCGGGCCTGCCGAAGCCCAAGCAGGGCCGCATCTCGACCTTCCTTGCCAAGGAGGAGAGCGAGGACGACACCATCATGCGCATCGCCCAGCATGGCGACGAGGGCGCCAGCCACGCGGTGACGTATTACGCGGTGGTCGAGACCGCCGGCAACAAGCTGACCTGGGTGTCGCTGAAGCCGGTGACGGGCCGCACCCACCAGCTCCGCGCCCACATGGAGCATATCGGCCATCCCATCGTCGGCGATCCCAAATATTTCAACATCGAGAACTGGCAACTGCCGGGCGGCCTGCAAAACCGCCTGCATCTGCTCGCGCGCCGCATCGTCATTCCGCATCCGCGCGGCGGCGTGATCGACGCCACCGCGCCGCTGCCGCCGCATATGCAGCAGTCGTGGAATCTGCTTGGGCTCGATGCCAGCCGGTTCGACCCGATCGAGAACGCGCCGGAGGAGTAG
- a CDS encoding DUF1330 domain-containing protein, which yields MTAYAISEVEMRDLEGFEAYRALAAKTIAQFGGRYLVRGGKAELAEGNLPPKAIVIVEFPSMARLKEWYASPEYAEALKIRAAALERRLIFVEGVVPA from the coding sequence ATGACCGCTTATGCGATTTCTGAAGTCGAGATGCGCGACCTCGAGGGATTTGAAGCCTATCGCGCGCTCGCCGCGAAGACGATCGCGCAGTTTGGCGGGCGCTATCTCGTCCGTGGCGGCAAGGCCGAGCTGGCGGAAGGCAACCTTCCGCCGAAGGCCATCGTCATCGTCGAATTCCCGTCGATGGCGAGGCTGAAGGAATGGTACGCCTCGCCGGAATATGCCGAGGCGTTGAAGATCCGCGCCGCTGCGCTGGAGCGGCGCTTGATATTTGTCGAGGGCGTGGTGCCAGCCTAG
- a CDS encoding replication-associated recombination protein A, with protein MSPKRPQETPTLFAAAGLDHEAPHPLPDRLRPRALSEVVGQDHILGPDGALTRMLETRTLGSLVFWGPPGTGKTTVARLLADATDLHFEQISAVFSGVADLKKAFDAARARREMGKGTLLFVDEVHRFNRAQQDSFLPVMEDGTVVMVGATTENPSFELNAALLSRARVLVFRSLDAAAIEKLFAHAEAVEGRKLPLDAEARAVLVRMADGDGRASLTLAEEVWRSARADEIFNAAQLQDILQRRAPIYDKSADGHYNLISALHKSVRGSDPDAALYYLARMLDAGEDPLFLARRVVRMAVEDIGLADPQALVVANAAKDAFDFLGHPEGELAIAQAVVYLATAPKSNAVYAAFGTAMQVAKQAGSLLPPKHILNSPTKLMKSEGYGTGYEYDHDTPDAFSGQDYFPEALGRQTFYDPPERGFEREIRKRLDYWAKLRKERGGSR; from the coding sequence ATGAGTCCGAAGCGACCACAGGAGACGCCAACGCTCTTCGCCGCGGCGGGGCTCGATCACGAGGCCCCGCATCCGCTGCCGGATCGCTTGCGTCCGCGTGCGCTGTCGGAGGTCGTCGGCCAGGATCACATCCTCGGCCCCGACGGCGCGCTGACGCGCATGCTGGAGACGCGCACGCTGGGCTCGCTGGTGTTCTGGGGCCCGCCCGGCACCGGCAAGACCACGGTGGCGCGGTTGCTGGCGGACGCCACCGATCTGCACTTCGAGCAGATCTCCGCGGTGTTCTCCGGTGTTGCCGACCTCAAGAAAGCGTTCGACGCCGCGCGCGCCCGCCGCGAGATGGGCAAGGGCACGCTGCTGTTCGTCGACGAGGTACATCGCTTCAACCGCGCCCAGCAGGATTCGTTTCTGCCCGTGATGGAAGACGGCACGGTGGTGATGGTCGGCGCCACCACCGAAAACCCGTCCTTCGAGCTCAACGCGGCGTTGCTCTCTCGCGCGCGCGTGCTGGTGTTCCGCTCGCTCGACGCCGCCGCGATCGAAAAGCTGTTCGCGCATGCCGAGGCGGTCGAGGGCAGGAAGCTGCCGCTGGACGCCGAAGCGCGCGCGGTGCTGGTGCGCATGGCCGATGGCGACGGCCGCGCGTCGCTGACGCTCGCCGAGGAGGTCTGGCGTTCGGCGCGAGCGGACGAGATTTTCAACGCCGCGCAGTTGCAGGACATCCTGCAGCGCCGCGCGCCGATCTACGACAAGTCGGCCGACGGTCACTACAATCTGATCTCGGCGCTGCATAAATCGGTGCGCGGCTCCGATCCCGACGCCGCGCTGTATTATCTCGCGCGCATGCTGGATGCCGGCGAAGACCCGCTGTTCCTTGCCCGCCGCGTCGTGCGCATGGCGGTCGAGGACATCGGTCTTGCCGATCCGCAGGCGCTCGTCGTCGCCAATGCCGCCAAGGACGCCTTCGACTTCCTCGGCCATCCCGAGGGCGAGCTCGCCATCGCGCAAGCCGTGGTCTATCTCGCCACCGCGCCGAAATCGAACGCGGTCTACGCCGCCTTCGGCACGGCGATGCAGGTCGCCAAGCAGGCCGGCTCGCTGCTGCCGCCCAAACACATCCTCAATTCGCCGACCAAGCTGATGAAGTCGGAAGGCTACGGCACCGGTTACGAATACGACCACGACACCCCGGATGCCTTCTCCGGCCAGGACTACTTCCCGGAAGCCCTGGGCCGCCAGACCTTCTACGACCCGCCCGAGCGCGGCTTCGAGCGGGAGATCAGGAAACGGCTGGATTACTGGGCCAAGCTGCGCAAGGAGCGGGGCGGCTCGCGCTAG